Proteins co-encoded in one Jeotgalibacillus malaysiensis genomic window:
- a CDS encoding immunogenic protein: protein MKNKKFSLSLILLLAVSMILAACGGDDSGSGDGEGEGGSDQPEFINIATGGTGGTYYPLGGTFAQLIEEETGITTTANTSNASAENMAMIDNEEVEIAFVQTDIASYAVEGTQMFDAPIETIQGLATLYPETIQIVTSADSGIESVEDLAGMTVSVGESGSGTRLNAEQILEVHGMSFDDMDVQNLSFDDSTTGIQDGSIDAAFITGGTPTGAVEGLAAQVDVVIVPIEADMAQALMDEYPFYSEDEVASGTYGLEEAVPTVAVQAMLAVSSNLSEDVVYDITAAIFENTDSITHPKGEFITVDTALEGIGIDVHPGAQRYYDEQ from the coding sequence TTGAAAAACAAAAAGTTTAGTTTAAGCCTGATATTGCTTCTTGCAGTATCAATGATTCTTGCTGCCTGCGGTGGAGATGACAGCGGCAGTGGAGATGGTGAAGGCGAAGGCGGTTCAGACCAGCCTGAATTCATCAATATCGCAACTGGCGGTACTGGCGGTACATACTACCCGCTTGGTGGAACATTCGCTCAGCTGATTGAAGAGGAAACTGGTATTACAACAACTGCCAATACTTCAAACGCTTCAGCTGAAAACATGGCGATGATCGACAACGAAGAAGTTGAAATTGCGTTTGTTCAAACGGATATCGCTTCTTACGCTGTTGAAGGTACACAAATGTTTGATGCACCAATCGAAACAATCCAGGGTCTTGCAACGCTTTACCCTGAAACAATTCAAATCGTAACAAGTGCTGATTCTGGTATTGAATCAGTTGAAGACCTTGCTGGTATGACTGTATCAGTAGGTGAGTCAGGTTCAGGTACACGTCTGAATGCTGAACAGATCCTTGAAGTTCACGGTATGTCATTTGATGACATGGACGTTCAGAACCTTTCATTCGATGATTCAACTACTGGTATCCAGGATGGATCAATCGATGCTGCATTTATCACAGGTGGTACGCCAACTGGAGCGGTAGAAGGTCTTGCTGCTCAGGTTGATGTTGTCATCGTTCCAATTGAAGCAGATATGGCTCAGGCGCTGATGGATGAATATCCATTCTATTCTGAAGATGAAGTTGCTTCAGGCACATACGGTCTTGAAGAGGCAGTTCCGACTGTAGCTGTTCAGGCGATGCTTGCTGTATCTTCTAACCTGTCTGAAGATGTTGTTTACGACATCACAGCTGCAATCTTTGAGAACACTGATTCAATCACACACCCTAAAGGTGAGTTCATTACTGTAGATACTGCACTAGAGGGAATCGGAATCGATGTACACCCTGGTGCTCAGCGTTACTACGACGAACAGTAA
- a CDS encoding C4-dicarboxylate ABC transporter, translating into MTEDKNKAELEHKDDEQFGEKEQKDLLAKYDPDARTKQYEGILNWIVFIGLIAFSVFQIYAAITQSIPRQTLLSIHLGFALTLVFLLFPVTKKKVGHNKLTWYDSILALLSIWVGAYYPLNEDRIVNTIGSISPMDFWTGLIAILLVLEATRRAVGLPIMIIAVTFMAYAYFGPQMPGFLRHRGLDMEALVNTMFISSEGIFGTPLYVSATFIFLFLLFGAFLVKTGIGQYFNDLAVAFAGKAVGGPAKVAIFSSAMQGTISGSSVANVVTSGSFTIPMMKRLGYRKEFAGGVEAAASTGGQLMPPIMGAAAFLMVEFIGGVTYWEIAKAATIPALLYFAGIWIITHFEAKRIGLTGLPDSEIPKKSEVLKKIYLLTPIFAVIFLLLDGNSIIRAALYSIVITILVSLIRKDTRINIRKFFDGLADGARTALSVAVATACAGIIVGVVTRTGLGLKLANGLVELSGGILLLTLFFTMFAAIILGMGSPTTANYVITATIAAPALILLDVPPLAAHLFVFYFGIVADITPPVALAAFAAAGVSGGEPIRTGVNAAKLAIGAFIIPYMFVLSPQLLLIDTNAGEITLSVVTALAGMTAIGAAVIGYWYRPVHPIERILALTAGIMLIYPEGITDLLGAGLFVALLVLQFVWKRKDKNNLQTAKA; encoded by the coding sequence ATGACTGAGGACAAGAATAAAGCTGAACTGGAGCATAAAGACGATGAACAGTTCGGTGAGAAAGAACAAAAAGATCTGCTGGCAAAATATGATCCCGATGCAAGAACGAAACAATATGAGGGCATTCTGAACTGGATCGTCTTTATCGGGCTGATTGCGTTTTCTGTATTTCAAATCTATGCTGCCATTACACAGTCGATTCCAAGACAAACGCTATTATCTATTCATTTAGGTTTTGCACTTACTTTAGTATTTCTGCTGTTTCCAGTTACAAAAAAGAAGGTTGGTCACAACAAACTCACTTGGTATGACAGTATTCTGGCACTGCTGTCAATCTGGGTAGGTGCTTACTATCCGCTGAATGAAGATCGGATTGTCAATACGATCGGATCAATTTCACCAATGGATTTCTGGACAGGTCTGATTGCGATTTTGCTTGTACTTGAAGCAACAAGACGTGCAGTTGGTCTGCCAATTATGATTATCGCAGTGACATTTATGGCGTATGCCTATTTCGGACCGCAGATGCCGGGCTTCCTGCGTCACAGAGGACTTGACATGGAAGCATTAGTGAATACCATGTTTATTTCTTCAGAAGGTATTTTCGGAACGCCGCTTTATGTATCGGCAACATTTATTTTCCTGTTCCTGCTATTTGGCGCTTTCCTCGTGAAGACTGGAATTGGTCAATACTTTAATGATCTTGCTGTGGCATTCGCCGGTAAAGCAGTAGGTGGACCTGCAAAAGTTGCGATCTTCTCGAGTGCGATGCAGGGAACAATCAGCGGTAGTTCTGTAGCAAACGTTGTAACATCGGGTTCATTCACAATTCCGATGATGAAACGGCTTGGCTACAGAAAAGAATTTGCCGGTGGTGTAGAGGCAGCCGCTTCTACGGGTGGACAGCTGATGCCGCCAATCATGGGTGCGGCAGCGTTCCTGATGGTTGAGTTTATAGGCGGTGTAACATATTGGGAAATTGCCAAAGCTGCTACAATTCCTGCTTTATTATATTTTGCAGGGATCTGGATCATTACGCACTTTGAAGCGAAAAGAATTGGTCTGACAGGATTACCTGACTCGGAAATTCCGAAAAAATCAGAAGTGCTAAAAAAGATATATTTATTAACACCAATCTTTGCAGTTATTTTCTTACTGCTTGACGGGAACTCAATTATCAGAGCTGCGCTTTATTCAATCGTAATTACGATTCTTGTCAGCTTAATCAGAAAAGATACGCGAATTAATATCAGAAAGTTTTTCGATGGACTTGCAGATGGTGCGAGAACTGCTTTATCAGTTGCTGTAGCGACAGCCTGTGCTGGTATTATCGTAGGGGTTGTAACACGTACCGGACTTGGTTTGAAGCTTGCTAACGGCCTTGTAGAGCTATCAGGCGGTATCCTGCTGCTCACGCTATTCTTTACAATGTTTGCAGCGATCATTCTTGGAATGGGATCACCAACTACTGCAAACTATGTAATTACAGCCACGATTGCAGCACCGGCACTGATTCTTCTTGATGTGCCGCCACTTGCTGCTCACCTGTTTGTATTCTACTTTGGAATTGTGGCAGATATTACGCCACCGGTAGCGCTCGCCGCGTTTGCCGCCGCAGGGGTATCGGGCGGGGAACCGATACGAACCGGGGTCAATGCCGCCAAGCTTGCCATTGGGGCATTCATCATCCCGTATATGTTTGTACTATCGCCACAGCTTCTGCTAATCGATACAAATGCAGGAGAAATTACACTTTCAGTTGTCACAGCCCTTGCAGGTATGACAGCGATTGGTGCAGCAGTGATTGGTTACTGGTACAGACCGGTACATCCAATTGAAAGAATTCTTGCACTGACTGCAGGTATTATGCTGATTTATCCTGAAGGGATTACTGACTTGCTTGGCGCCGGATTGTTTGTTGCGCTGCTTGTTCTTCAGTTTGTATGGAAGAGAAAAGACAAAAACAATCTTCAGACTGCCAAAGCATAA
- a CDS encoding oxidoreductase, which produces MMKKIIVIGGGIAGASAAYYLSKQPCEVILIDREDPGQATGAAAGIICPWLSQRRNKKWYFLVKEGAAYYPELIEELQCDGETDTGYKKTGGIALHAERSKRDKMMERAIEKREEAPEIGEINAIDDEQIKQLFPYLTEEYHGLHVTGAARVDGRKLRQSLIRAMQKNGGQLITGDAQLQSDETKSVTVLVNGKRHSADRIILAAGAWAPEVLKNLHIKIDVSYQKAQISHLGVAEETSELPVVMPPGDQYLLAFDDQRIVAGTTHENDRPMDDKITAGGIAEIMGKTLAVAGHLSEAEYLETRVGYRPFTPGFLPVAGPFPHIPKLLFINGLGSSGLTSGPFIGKEVAKIALGQESNINPEDYPVENIIKER; this is translated from the coding sequence ATGATGAAAAAAATCATTGTAATAGGCGGAGGGATTGCAGGTGCTTCAGCTGCTTATTATTTATCAAAGCAACCGTGTGAAGTGATATTAATTGATCGTGAAGATCCGGGACAGGCTACCGGTGCAGCAGCAGGCATTATCTGTCCATGGCTTTCACAAAGAAGAAATAAAAAGTGGTATTTTCTTGTGAAAGAAGGTGCCGCCTATTATCCGGAATTAATTGAAGAACTACAATGTGATGGGGAAACTGATACGGGATATAAAAAAACTGGGGGAATCGCACTGCATGCTGAACGATCAAAAAGAGATAAAATGATGGAGCGTGCAATAGAGAAAAGGGAAGAAGCGCCTGAGATCGGAGAAATCAATGCTATTGATGACGAACAGATCAAACAGCTGTTTCCTTATCTGACTGAGGAATACCACGGATTACATGTTACCGGAGCAGCCCGTGTAGACGGAAGAAAGCTCAGGCAGTCTCTGATTCGTGCGATGCAAAAAAATGGGGGGCAGCTGATAACAGGAGATGCGCAGTTACAGAGTGATGAGACAAAGTCTGTAACTGTACTTGTAAATGGTAAACGTCATTCAGCTGACCGAATTATTTTAGCGGCTGGCGCATGGGCACCTGAAGTGTTAAAAAACCTTCATATAAAGATTGATGTTTCTTATCAAAAAGCGCAGATCAGTCACCTGGGTGTTGCTGAAGAAACAAGTGAGCTTCCTGTTGTAATGCCGCCGGGTGATCAATATCTTCTCGCGTTTGATGATCAGAGAATTGTTGCAGGTACAACTCATGAGAACGACAGACCAATGGATGATAAAATCACAGCCGGTGGAATTGCTGAAATTATGGGGAAAACATTGGCCGTTGCTGGCCACCTGAGTGAGGCTGAATATCTTGAGACCAGAGTGGGTTACCGGCCTTTCACACCGGGCTTCTTACCGGTTGCCGGACCTTTTCCGCACATTCCCAAGCTTTTATTTATTAACGGACTTGGATCATCAGGCTTAACATCCGGTCCATTCATAGGAAAGGAAGTTGCAAAAATAGCTTTAGGGCAAGAATCAAACATTAATCCGGAAGATTATCCGGTGGAGAATATAATAAAAGAGCGCTAA
- a CDS encoding histidine kinase codes for MDVLTKDLLVNFLLMILPLLFIQIVYFYSYRNRLQKKESKFAAIFPAISILLCLSFPFTINEGFLWDLRAVPIVLGTLYGGYRMGIFLTAVALISRAALGGDGVLVSTITLLLIWILYLAFMKQFQRSKVPGKIMIGTLLVSFLVLCNLTLSYLIFNVLMPLDVWVTFTIINIVGLIVAMILWEIIRTNFLILNDLIRAEKLSVVSHLAASISHEVRNPLTVSRGFIQMALQDRGQDERQDYYLYTALKEIDHATDIINDYLTFAKPASDQQDIIRIKEELTHSVNVIQPLANMNHVDIHLHDQLPENALLLAEKKQFQQSLINIFKNGIEAMPDGGVLTISISSDSKGYVLCVADQGHGMSDEEVNRLGEPYFSTKEKGTGLGLMVSYSIIKAIGGSVKVSSVKNHGTTFEIFLPVYRER; via the coding sequence ATGGACGTATTAACGAAAGATCTGCTGGTGAATTTTTTATTAATGATCCTGCCTTTATTATTTATTCAGATTGTTTATTTTTATTCATACCGTAATCGTCTGCAAAAGAAAGAAAGTAAATTTGCAGCGATTTTCCCTGCCATATCTATTCTGTTATGCCTCTCCTTCCCTTTTACCATTAATGAAGGCTTTCTTTGGGACCTGCGTGCGGTTCCGATTGTACTCGGTACATTATATGGCGGTTACCGGATGGGAATCTTCCTTACGGCGGTCGCATTGATCAGCCGTGCTGCACTGGGTGGAGACGGCGTACTGGTATCAACCATTACGTTATTGCTGATCTGGATTTTATACCTCGCATTCATGAAGCAGTTTCAACGCTCAAAAGTCCCAGGTAAAATCATGATCGGCACTTTACTTGTTTCTTTTCTCGTCCTGTGTAACCTGACATTATCTTATCTAATTTTTAATGTATTAATGCCGCTTGATGTGTGGGTGACATTTACGATTATTAATATTGTCGGCCTGATTGTCGCAATGATTTTATGGGAAATCATCAGAACAAACTTCCTGATTTTAAATGATTTAATCAGAGCTGAAAAACTTTCTGTTGTCAGCCACTTAGCAGCAAGTATCTCACATGAAGTAAGAAACCCGCTCACAGTGAGCAGAGGCTTCATTCAGATGGCGCTTCAGGACCGCGGACAGGATGAACGCCAGGACTATTATTTATATACTGCGCTGAAAGAAATCGATCATGCAACAGATATTATTAATGACTATCTGACATTTGCAAAGCCGGCTTCTGATCAGCAGGATATCATCAGAATTAAAGAGGAACTGACTCATTCTGTGAATGTAATTCAGCCCCTGGCGAATATGAATCACGTAGATATTCACCTGCACGACCAGCTTCCTGAAAATGCTCTGCTACTTGCTGAGAAAAAGCAGTTCCAGCAAAGCCTGATCAATATTTTTAAAAATGGCATTGAAGCGATGCCAGACGGCGGGGTGCTGACTATCAGTATATCCAGTGATTCCAAAGGCTACGTATTATGTGTGGCCGACCAAGGCCATGGCATGTCTGATGAAGAGGTCAACAGGCTGGGTGAACCTTACTTTTCAACGAAAGAAAAAGGCACAGGTCTTGGGCTAATGGTCTCTTACAGCATTATCAAAGCGATTGGCGGTTCTGTAAAAGTATCCAGTGTAAAAAATCACGGAACGACATTTGAGATCTTCCTTCCTGTTTATAGAGAACGATAA